In Halalkalicoccus sp. CG83, a single genomic region encodes these proteins:
- a CDS encoding E3 binding domain-containing protein, whose translation MGYVIKMPKLGLEMEQGTLLEWHLREGDSIEEGETIAEVESEKSIGEIDARENGVLRFIGLEEGTTVPPGTPIGIVADADEDIADLKSEFDITDEQPVEPTESEANAEEPADESSASATNEAEISDSASASVDLKASPRAKRRADELGVDITGVEGSGPQGAITVDDVEAVADTETEREAATEQMKASPRAERRAEELDIDLTEIDGSGPEGAITADDVEDVVEAASQEASPNEETADEVKAERDATISGERYQTTTYVARGKEADTLIETTNMAANAFEFDVDVSDVLLLALSSALNDHPKFNATFEDNTHHLHEHQNIKIVIDDVERERNEFVLSSVDERTFTDIAETSHDRQAPMHDDRSGSYVTFILANGADCKDVQSIVTAPAVAGLVVNHSYRRASPTANGVSFSRYLRVSLAYDSRAIGDRDADAFLESLLEHIEGAPELVLQSYR comes from the coding sequence ATGGGATACGTCATCAAGATGCCGAAATTAGGATTAGAAATGGAACAGGGGACGCTGCTCGAATGGCATCTAAGAGAAGGAGATTCCATTGAGGAGGGGGAGACGATCGCAGAAGTGGAATCGGAGAAGAGCATCGGCGAAATCGACGCCCGCGAGAATGGTGTTCTACGGTTTATCGGGCTCGAAGAAGGCACGACCGTTCCGCCAGGAACGCCGATCGGCATCGTTGCGGATGCTGACGAGGATATTGCCGACCTCAAATCCGAGTTCGATATTACCGATGAGCAACCCGTAGAACCAACCGAATCAGAAGCTAACGCCGAGGAACCGGCCGATGAGTCCTCTGCGTCGGCTACTAATGAGGCCGAGATCTCTGATTCCGCTTCGGCCTCAGTGGATCTGAAGGCCTCACCAAGAGCAAAGCGTCGCGCCGACGAACTCGGTGTTGATATTACCGGAGTAGAAGGATCGGGACCTCAAGGAGCAATCACCGTAGACGATGTTGAAGCCGTTGCAGATACGGAGACTGAGAGAGAAGCAGCGACCGAGCAAATGAAGGCCTCTCCTCGGGCAGAACGCCGCGCAGAGGAGCTTGACATCGATCTCACGGAAATAGACGGTTCGGGACCAGAGGGGGCGATCACAGCTGATGACGTCGAAGACGTCGTTGAAGCAGCCTCTCAGGAAGCTTCACCTAATGAGGAGACAGCCGACGAAGTCAAGGCTGAACGAGATGCAACGATTTCCGGAGAACGCTACCAAACTACCACCTATGTAGCTCGCGGTAAGGAAGCGGACACGCTCATCGAGACGACTAACATGGCGGCGAACGCGTTCGAGTTCGATGTCGATGTGAGTGACGTGCTCCTTCTTGCGCTCTCTTCGGCTCTCAATGATCATCCGAAATTCAATGCAACGTTTGAGGATAACACGCATCATCTCCACGAACACCAGAACATCAAGATTGTAATCGATGATGTCGAACGGGAAAGGAATGAGTTTGTGCTCTCGAGCGTCGATGAGCGGACGTTTACTGATATTGCCGAGACGTCTCACGATCGACAGGCACCGATGCACGACGATCGCTCCGGTAGCTATGTAACGTTCATACTCGCGAACGGAGCAGACTGTAAAGACGTGCAAAGCATTGTTACAGCGCCAGCGGTCGCTGGGCTGGTTGTGAATCATTCGTATCGTCGTGCGAGCCCGACCGCAAACGGCGTCAGTTTCAGTCGGTACCTCCGGGTATCGCTCGCGTATGACTCACGTGCGATCGGGGACAGGGATGCCGATGCGTTCCTCGAAAGCCTGCTTGAGCATATTGAGGGAGCTCCTGAACTTGTACTCCAGTCGTATCGATGA
- a CDS encoding thermonuclease family protein — protein MSIADKTPGMKSGSTVRNLIVLFLYMVLLPFIVILLPLIMGILVARNYGGWADSLSRLPGISTAGGWKSGLLAAGYVFGILLLVGTVTDGSDANSTDSALEDDASNTSANSAPSDSSEENETATSESDDPSSEDNGSESGTETDDPPASSSSGGTDERKTEEAESNEESTADSTASDAETEAGSSGEDASGTQGTDEESTSEPTSDATGADESETGEDSDTQSTASVPSEVSGGEVQEATVTRVVDGDTMEVRFANGEEETVRLIGVDTPETTLGDVNPNEYEGIPDTPAARDHLYNWGQQASQHATEELEGKEVRVVIDSEGDRRGSYGHLLAYLYVGDENFNRTLLEGGYARVYDSSFSLREEFDRTEAEARSNDVGLWDFEDDSSSSETDVSDSKDDSSSSDTDESDSDSSEDIDLPPVPADGDYDCSHFDTQEQAQYVLEDTAGDPHRLDADDDGVACETLS, from the coding sequence GTGTCTATAGCTGATAAAACGCCGGGAATGAAGTCCGGATCTACAGTAAGGAACCTCATTGTACTCTTCCTCTATATGGTTTTACTACCATTTATCGTTATTTTGCTCCCACTCATCATGGGCATTCTCGTTGCTCGCAATTACGGTGGCTGGGCAGATTCCCTGTCGCGCCTTCCAGGGATCTCTACAGCGGGTGGCTGGAAATCAGGACTATTGGCAGCAGGGTATGTATTCGGGATTCTTCTGCTAGTTGGGACCGTTACGGATGGAAGTGATGCAAATAGCACTGATTCGGCCCTCGAGGACGATGCCTCCAATACGAGTGCTAATTCCGCTCCTTCTGATAGTAGCGAAGAAAACGAGACTGCTACTTCAGAGTCGGACGACCCTTCATCTGAAGACAACGGGAGTGAATCTGGAACAGAGACTGATGATCCACCAGCATCGAGCAGCTCCGGTGGGACTGATGAACGCAAGACTGAGGAAGCTGAGTCAAACGAAGAGAGCACAGCTGACTCGACTGCTAGTGACGCAGAAACTGAAGCTGGGTCTTCTGGAGAAGATGCCAGCGGTACGCAAGGGACAGATGAAGAATCGACATCGGAACCAACCTCTGATGCTACTGGGGCTGACGAATCAGAGACGGGAGAGGACTCTGACACCCAATCCACGGCATCAGTCCCGTCAGAGGTTTCCGGTGGTGAAGTCCAAGAGGCCACTGTCACGCGCGTTGTCGACGGTGATACGATGGAGGTTCGATTCGCTAACGGCGAGGAAGAGACCGTCCGTCTTATCGGCGTGGACACGCCTGAAACGACTCTTGGGGACGTCAATCCCAACGAGTATGAGGGTATTCCGGATACCCCAGCAGCACGTGATCACCTCTACAACTGGGGGCAGCAAGCGAGTCAGCACGCAACCGAGGAACTCGAAGGCAAAGAGGTTCGAGTAGTCATCGATTCAGAGGGTGACCGTCGTGGAAGCTACGGTCATCTGCTTGCGTATCTCTATGTTGGCGACGAGAATTTCAATCGCACGTTGCTTGAGGGTGGGTACGCTCGCGTGTATGATTCCTCCTTCAGTCTGCGTGAGGAGTTCGATCGTACTGAAGCAGAAGCACGTTCGAACGACGTTGGTTTGTGGGACTTCGAGGACGACTCATCATCGTCCGAAACTGATGTGAGTGATAGTAAGGACGACTCGTCATCGTCTGATACCGACGAGAGCGATAGTGACAGTAGCGAGGACATTGATCTCCCTCCGGTCCCTGCTGATGGCGATTATGACTGTAGCCATTTTGACACCCAGGAGCAAGCCCAGTACGTCCTGGAAGACACAGCTGGCGACCCTCATAGACTTGACGCGGATGACGACGGTGTCGCTTGCGAAACACTGTCGTAG
- a CDS encoding alpha-ketoacid dehydrogenase subunit beta — protein sequence MASAELEGQETQTMTVREAIRETLREEMRRDEDVILLGEDIGVMQGVLDVTGDLYNEFGPDRVRDTPISEAGYMGAATGAAATGLRPVPELMFSDFIGVSMEQIMNQMAKMRYMFGGKIEMPVTVRATEGGGMGAASQHSGTVHTWIAHFPGLMAVTPGTPEAAKGLLRSAIRSDDPVFFFENKMIYEQSGEVPTDEDFTIPLGEASVEREGEDVTVVATQRLVGESLSVADELEGDTDVEVIDLRSLYPLDTDTIAESLDKTGRLVVADESPLSYGTQAEVVSRAVEDAFYSLDAPIQRVGVPDTHIPFSPSLEGEVLPDGDDVRNAIERIA from the coding sequence ATGGCGAGCGCAGAACTCGAGGGACAAGAGACCCAGACAATGACGGTCCGAGAAGCCATCAGAGAGACGCTCCGTGAGGAGATGCGTCGTGACGAGGACGTCATCCTGTTGGGCGAGGACATCGGTGTAATGCAGGGCGTCCTTGACGTGACTGGCGACCTCTACAACGAGTTCGGCCCCGACCGCGTCCGTGATACCCCGATCTCAGAGGCAGGATACATGGGTGCTGCGACGGGAGCAGCGGCGACCGGTTTACGTCCGGTACCCGAACTCATGTTCTCGGACTTCATCGGCGTCTCGATGGAGCAGATCATGAATCAGATGGCGAAAATGCGCTACATGTTTGGGGGCAAAATCGAAATGCCAGTAACTGTACGCGCAACCGAGGGTGGAGGAATGGGCGCGGCGAGCCAACACTCCGGGACCGTCCATACGTGGATCGCCCATTTCCCCGGTCTCATGGCTGTGACCCCTGGTACCCCAGAAGCTGCAAAGGGCCTCCTTAGATCGGCCATTCGCTCCGATGATCCCGTGTTCTTCTTCGAGAACAAGATGATCTACGAACAGTCGGGCGAAGTACCGACGGACGAGGACTTCACCATCCCACTTGGCGAGGCGAGTGTCGAGCGTGAGGGGGAGGATGTCACCGTTGTAGCAACCCAACGGCTGGTCGGCGAATCACTCTCAGTCGCTGACGAACTCGAGGGTGATACTGATGTTGAAGTGATCGATCTCCGGTCACTCTATCCGCTCGATACCGATACCATTGCAGAGAGCCTGGATAAGACGGGGCGATTGGTCGTCGCAGATGAAAGTCCACTGTCCTATGGCACACAGGCGGAGGTAGTTTCACGGGCGGTCGAAGATGCCTTTTACAGCCTCGATGCGCCGATTCAGCGGGTGGGAGTACCGGATACGCATATCCCGTTCAGCCCATCGCTCGAAGGGGAAGTCCTTCCGGACGGAGACGACGTTCGCAACGCCATCGAACGGATCGCTTGA
- a CDS encoding thiamine pyrophosphate-dependent dehydrogenase E1 component subunit alpha, with protein MPSIDLESEQGREEALRRMLTIRKFDTKVGEHFADGEIPGFVHLYVGEEAVGVGACAALEEDDYITSTHRGHGHCIAKGLDPNLMMAEVFGKREGYCNGKGGSMHIADMDANMLGANGIVGAGPPLGAGAALTINQKGEDRVALSFLGDGAVAQGQVHEAVNLASAWDLPLILLVENNQYGEGTPVSDQHNLEKLSDTAGAYDIPGIHVDGMDITAVNEAVAEAREHARNGKGPTFIEADTYRFHGHFEGDEELYRDEDEVEEWRKRDPITDFSERLIDRDELTEEKFEEMQAEIESEIEDAIAYAKDADEPVPEEAYDDMFSANVPDIERFVQQANARTDGGTHGGEF; from the coding sequence ATGCCATCGATTGATCTCGAGAGCGAGCAAGGGCGAGAAGAAGCGTTGCGTCGAATGCTCACGATTCGTAAGTTCGATACGAAAGTAGGGGAGCACTTCGCCGACGGTGAGATTCCGGGATTCGTCCATCTCTACGTCGGCGAGGAGGCCGTCGGTGTAGGTGCGTGTGCTGCCCTCGAGGAGGACGACTACATTACCAGTACCCACCGCGGACACGGCCACTGTATCGCAAAGGGCCTCGATCCAAATTTGATGATGGCCGAGGTCTTCGGAAAACGAGAGGGCTACTGCAATGGCAAGGGCGGTTCGATGCATATCGCCGACATGGATGCTAACATGCTCGGTGCGAACGGCATCGTCGGCGCAGGCCCGCCGCTCGGAGCGGGTGCAGCGCTTACAATCAACCAGAAAGGTGAAGATCGGGTCGCACTCTCGTTTCTCGGCGATGGTGCCGTCGCACAGGGCCAGGTCCATGAAGCGGTAAACCTCGCTTCAGCGTGGGATCTTCCACTTATTCTTCTCGTTGAGAACAACCAGTATGGTGAGGGAACACCAGTCAGCGATCAGCACAACCTCGAGAAGCTTAGCGATACAGCCGGGGCATACGATATACCCGGAATCCACGTCGACGGGATGGACATTACAGCGGTAAACGAGGCCGTTGCGGAAGCACGCGAACACGCGCGTAACGGCAAGGGACCGACGTTCATCGAGGCCGACACCTATCGATTCCATGGGCATTTCGAGGGCGACGAGGAACTATACCGCGATGAAGACGAGGTAGAGGAATGGCGAAAACGAGATCCCATTACTGACTTTTCGGAGCGCCTCATCGATCGCGATGAACTCACCGAAGAGAAATTCGAGGAGATGCAGGCGGAAATCGAATCGGAGATCGAAGACGCAATTGCGTATGCGAAGGACGCGGACGAACCCGTACCGGAAGAGGCCTACGACGATATGTTCAGCGCCAACGTTCCAGATATCGAACGATTCGTACAGCAAGCGAATGCACGAACCGATGGTGGTACTCATGGAGGTGAATTCTGA
- a CDS encoding winged helix-turn-helix transcriptional regulator → MVEPPHAEELIEAILSNETARPPGSERAEKDNQTMATLLNLLGKKHTIVILHQFATGGGPLRFSDLERAVDIAPNTLSNRLEELTAVGLLTRKAYNEIPPRVEYNATEKARDLAPMFWYLGVWTERHDLEPIATADK, encoded by the coding sequence ATGGTTGAACCACCGCATGCTGAAGAGCTCATCGAGGCGATTCTCTCCAATGAAACTGCAAGGCCACCCGGGTCTGAACGAGCGGAGAAGGACAATCAAACGATGGCTACGCTCCTCAACTTGCTGGGAAAGAAACACACCATCGTAATTCTGCACCAGTTCGCAACGGGTGGTGGACCATTACGATTCAGCGACTTGGAGAGAGCAGTCGATATCGCACCGAACACGCTCTCGAATCGATTGGAAGAACTCACGGCGGTCGGGCTATTGACGCGGAAAGCGTACAACGAGATTCCACCTCGCGTCGAGTATAATGCCACAGAGAAGGCCAGAGATCTCGCACCGATGTTCTGGTATCTCGGCGTGTGGACCGAACGTCACGACCTCGAGCCGATAGCTACCGCTGACAAATGA
- a CDS encoding DUF6069 family protein, protein MAATTAMNESESNSSRGMFRLVKFGLLALVVVSIVNLLVLSIGLALVAFPAEFVGGPFGPLAVGPVVVNSAIAAIGATLVYGVVSRFSGRPNRAFTIIAGVVLVLSFAMFLAPDISGAPPRLFAILAVMHVTAAVTIVAILTRATTQEGESR, encoded by the coding sequence ATGGCAGCCACAACCGCCATGAACGAATCAGAATCGAACAGCTCCCGCGGTATGTTCAGACTGGTAAAATTCGGTCTCTTAGCGTTAGTCGTCGTGAGTATCGTGAACCTACTCGTCCTATCCATCGGGCTTGCGCTGGTCGCATTCCCGGCTGAATTCGTCGGAGGACCGTTCGGGCCACTCGCGGTGGGGCCGGTCGTCGTTAATTCGGCTATTGCTGCAATCGGAGCGACCCTCGTCTACGGAGTGGTGAGCCGATTCTCAGGGCGACCGAATCGGGCGTTCACCATTATTGCAGGGGTGGTACTAGTGCTCTCGTTTGCGATGTTTCTCGCACCCGACATATCTGGCGCTCCACCGAGACTTTTCGCTATACTCGCGGTGATGCACGTGACCGCCGCAGTTACCATCGTCGCCATCTTGACCCGTGCGACGACCCAGGAGGGCGAGTCCCGATGA
- a CDS encoding PadR family transcriptional regulator, which translates to MSEAQSTVDETERTANDLTAFQQHILTVLAEEPRYGLAIKRELQDYYGNEVNHGRLYPNLDDLVEHDLIAKSERDKRTNEYELTDEGYDLLLGELNWEFSKIVTSDKRATDIDRLIDDAV; encoded by the coding sequence ATGTCAGAGGCACAATCGACAGTAGACGAAACAGAGCGGACTGCAAACGATCTGACCGCCTTCCAGCAGCACATCCTGACTGTCCTTGCGGAGGAACCGCGGTACGGCCTTGCGATCAAACGCGAACTCCAAGACTACTACGGAAATGAGGTCAACCACGGGCGGCTCTACCCGAATCTCGACGATCTCGTCGAGCACGACCTGATCGCGAAAAGCGAACGCGATAAACGCACGAATGAGTACGAACTCACTGATGAGGGCTATGACCTCCTGCTCGGCGAACTCAACTGGGAGTTCTCAAAGATTGTGACCAGTGATAAACGTGCAACTGATATTGACCGACTGATTGACGACGCTGTGTAG
- a CDS encoding WD40/YVTN/BNR-like repeat-containing protein, with protein sequence MTLLIGTQDGVYRSQSGDLDDIEPALDSGVTLGVHTFEGHGTFATSKTGLYRSTDAGITWDRLDVPQTEVYAVAVSPDGTRLYAGTHPAHLYVSTDRGKTWTELDGFQDLPSRDHWHTPRHRGQSHVRSLGVHPDAPNRLIAGVEVGGIHVSDDTGKTWTERRQGLETDREDNLQYDVHHVLVVTAEEYIVSCGGGLYRTRDTGRSWTRLDTDLPGSYFQEAFSSQNTLYAAAQTLPPTLPMGAQYEKRDVNASLFESTDGGDTFESKPYPGAPDEFVSAWTVVDGRVLAGMTEGRVIVHKNDRWITLGHVPTWIRSFAGV encoded by the coding sequence ATGACGTTGCTCATTGGCACACAGGATGGCGTGTACCGCTCGCAAAGCGGTGATCTCGACGATATCGAACCGGCACTTGATTCGGGAGTAACGCTCGGCGTCCATACGTTCGAGGGACACGGAACGTTCGCTACATCGAAAACGGGCCTGTACCGCTCAACGGATGCTGGGATCACGTGGGATCGACTCGACGTACCTCAGACCGAGGTGTACGCAGTTGCGGTCAGCCCCGATGGCACCCGTCTGTATGCGGGCACGCATCCTGCCCACCTCTATGTCTCAACGGACCGCGGAAAGACGTGGACCGAACTCGATGGATTCCAAGACCTCCCGTCTCGGGATCACTGGCACACGCCACGGCATCGAGGACAGTCACACGTCCGAAGCCTTGGAGTACATCCTGATGCACCTAACCGCCTGATCGCCGGCGTGGAAGTCGGTGGCATTCACGTCAGCGACGACACTGGCAAGACGTGGACCGAACGGCGTCAAGGTCTCGAGACCGACCGTGAGGATAATCTTCAATACGATGTTCATCACGTCTTGGTTGTAACCGCCGAAGAGTACATTGTCTCGTGTGGCGGTGGGCTCTATCGAACTCGTGATACGGGCCGCTCGTGGACCCGACTCGATACTGATTTGCCGGGATCGTACTTCCAGGAGGCATTTTCCTCTCAGAATACCTTGTACGCCGCTGCTCAAACGCTCCCACCGACCCTTCCGATGGGTGCACAGTATGAGAAACGAGACGTGAACGCTTCATTATTCGAGTCCACGGACGGTGGAGATACGTTCGAGAGCAAGCCGTACCCCGGTGCACCAGACGAGTTCGTCTCTGCTTGGACGGTAGTTGATGGGCGTGTTCTCGCTGGGATGACGGAAGGACGAGTGATTGTTCATAAGAATGACCGCTGGATCACGCTTGGACATGTACCGACATGGATCAGATCATTTGCGGGAGTATGA
- a CDS encoding class I SAM-dependent methyltransferase codes for MTPKTLPPGERAKRVWSLGSYADIAPNFLGIAAHLIETTGISATDTVLDIGCGTGNAAITAARRGAYVTGLDIVPSMLDEARENATIADIETIDWWEGSATNLPFEDDAFDVTLSCLGHVFAEPPDDAGRELLRVTRPGGRIAFTSWTSDGPVSAMGAVLSSYLPPNPDPPEPPFLWGDPDVVRERVNGGVENLAFETGTALTPVLSPAHYWEKAITESGMFIVALDTIDKADHPALREEMIEAIEPFFDASQNAVPMKYRLTTATVT; via the coding sequence ATGACTCCCAAGACACTCCCTCCGGGTGAACGGGCAAAACGTGTGTGGTCCCTCGGATCCTATGCCGATATCGCGCCGAATTTTCTGGGCATAGCGGCTCATCTCATCGAGACTACCGGGATCAGTGCGACCGACACCGTCCTCGATATCGGCTGTGGGACGGGAAACGCCGCCATAACTGCCGCGCGTCGAGGCGCGTACGTCACAGGGTTGGATATCGTCCCTTCGATGCTCGACGAGGCGCGCGAGAACGCGACGATCGCTGACATCGAGACGATCGACTGGTGGGAGGGTTCCGCGACGAATCTTCCATTCGAAGATGACGCGTTCGACGTCACCCTCTCGTGTCTCGGCCACGTGTTCGCAGAACCGCCCGATGACGCTGGGCGAGAACTGCTTCGTGTGACCCGGCCGGGTGGACGAATCGCGTTCACCTCGTGGACGTCTGATGGCCCCGTGTCCGCCATGGGAGCAGTGCTGAGCAGCTATCTCCCGCCGAATCCCGATCCGCCGGAGCCACCGTTTCTGTGGGGCGACCCGGACGTCGTGCGTGAGCGAGTGAATGGCGGAGTCGAGAACCTCGCGTTCGAGACCGGGACGGCGCTGACTCCCGTGTTGTCACCGGCGCACTACTGGGAAAAGGCGATCACGGAATCCGGGATGTTCATCGTGGCGCTCGACACCATTGACAAGGCCGATCACCCGGCGCTCCGTGAGGAGATGATCGAGGCGATCGAGCCCTTCTTCGACGCCAGTCAGAACGCGGTCCCCATGAAGTACCGGCTTACGACGGCCACGGTCACCTGA
- a CDS encoding NADPH-dependent FMN reductase, translating into MRSLKRAGRSSAEVRPHIVAVSGSRREGSHSRRVLQEALSGAEAAGGTTELLDLAETHLPPLDPDVNTAGDGDAVRRTLRGADAVILGTPMYHGSYSGVLKNALDYCGFDEFENTTVGLLVVSGGPFPMPALTHLRDVCRSLNAWVLPYQAAVPQAQTVFDENGFTDENLRERVRTLGTRAVEYAIIEPNHDRAVQCQEV; encoded by the coding sequence ATGAGGTCACTCAAACGAGCCGGTCGATCATCAGCGGAGGTACGGCCACACATCGTGGCAGTGAGCGGGAGTCGACGCGAAGGGAGTCACTCCCGACGAGTACTCCAAGAGGCCCTATCTGGCGCTGAAGCAGCTGGTGGAACAACCGAGTTGCTTGACCTCGCGGAAACACATCTCCCCCCGCTCGATCCTGACGTCAATACGGCAGGTGACGGCGACGCAGTGAGACGAACGCTCCGTGGGGCAGATGCAGTCATTCTCGGGACGCCCATGTATCACGGCTCCTATTCAGGTGTATTGAAGAATGCACTCGATTACTGTGGATTCGATGAGTTCGAGAATACGACCGTCGGGCTTCTCGTCGTTTCAGGTGGTCCGTTTCCCATGCCAGCGCTCACTCACCTCCGTGATGTCTGCCGATCGCTGAACGCCTGGGTCCTTCCCTATCAGGCAGCGGTCCCCCAGGCACAGACCGTGTTCGATGAGAACGGGTTTACTGACGAGAACTTACGAGAGCGCGTTCGAACGCTCGGTACCCGTGCCGTCGAGTACGCAATAATTGAACCAAATCACGATCGAGCGGTCCAGTGTCAGGAGGTGTGA
- a CDS encoding NAD(+)/NADH kinase, with the protein MSHIGIIVNPAAGRDIRRLTGGASVVDNHTKRRIAECVLAGLTLLPDPPTVTLMPDNAGIAANIVKNAPKDVSVELLDMSITGSATDTRRAAERFRTEADSLVVLGGDGTSRDAALECGDVPLLSVSTGTNNVVPSAIDGTVAGAAAALVATDAVDNESVTYHHGMVEAQTESGDSVTGLAAVELSDRSFVGTRALLDPDELLGGIVSRASPSEIGLSGIAGALGPLEPSTPDAIGLCLADAEMSEHTVRAIVAPGVTTSVGIEEYRQLSNGESMTIEISEGVIGADGERELEITDETVEFRPVPDGPRLVSFEAVFERAARSGVLSNG; encoded by the coding sequence GTGTCTCATATCGGTATAATCGTTAACCCGGCCGCCGGACGCGACATCCGGCGCTTGACCGGCGGAGCTAGCGTCGTTGATAACCACACGAAGCGCCGCATCGCCGAATGTGTGCTGGCTGGCCTTACCTTACTTCCAGATCCACCGACTGTAACGCTAATGCCCGATAACGCCGGAATCGCAGCAAACATCGTCAAGAACGCTCCCAAGGATGTTTCCGTCGAATTACTCGATATGTCGATTACGGGATCGGCGACGGATACTCGACGAGCAGCCGAACGCTTTCGCACGGAAGCGGATTCGCTCGTGGTTCTGGGAGGCGATGGAACGAGCCGTGATGCGGCGCTCGAATGCGGGGACGTCCCTCTTCTCTCGGTTTCGACCGGCACGAACAATGTCGTTCCTTCGGCGATCGACGGAACCGTTGCCGGAGCCGCGGCCGCACTCGTCGCAACTGATGCTGTCGACAATGAGTCGGTGACTTATCACCACGGAATGGTCGAAGCACAAACCGAATCCGGCGATTCCGTGACCGGATTGGCGGCAGTAGAGCTCTCTGATCGGTCGTTCGTCGGAACTCGAGCGTTGCTGGATCCCGATGAACTGCTGGGCGGAATCGTTTCCCGAGCGAGTCCATCAGAAATCGGTCTGAGCGGCATTGCAGGTGCACTTGGACCACTTGAACCGAGTACACCGGACGCGATCGGACTGTGTCTCGCCGACGCTGAGATGTCGGAACACACAGTGAGAGCGATCGTTGCGCCTGGCGTGACGACCAGTGTCGGCATCGAAGAGTACCGACAACTCTCCAACGGTGAGTCGATGACCATCGAGATAAGTGAGGGTGTGATCGGTGCCGATGGCGAGCGGGAGCTTGAGATCACTGACGAGACCGTCGAGTTTCGCCCCGTCCCCGATGGGCCACGACTCGTCTCATTCGAGGCAGTATTCGAGCGTGCAGCGCGTTCCGGCGTCCTCAGCAATGGTTGA
- a CDS encoding helix-turn-helix transcriptional regulator: MSLPFEDIQSPLEEIEFLARSTNRIRVLDTLREEPMERHDIEDETGVSRATLARILDDFGERGWVTRDGRQYETTPVGDYVAREFTGLLKRFEPIPDLNEVAQWFPTEGFDFDLGDLAGAEIVRPAKSDALAPTTHITRRLRTANRVRVLSYSHLSDVMEVCWRGTVEGALELESVVDRGVLERIETDPRMIDHAQEMVESGQAEFFWHEGTIPVTVFLIDDVVLVCLSGDEGAPHAVIETTDETVRSWAESIIDTYRREGKPLDPELFTE, encoded by the coding sequence ATGAGCCTCCCATTCGAGGACATACAGTCGCCTCTCGAAGAAATCGAGTTCCTCGCTCGATCGACAAACCGCATTAGAGTGCTCGATACACTCCGAGAGGAGCCGATGGAGCGACACGATATCGAAGACGAAACCGGCGTTTCGAGAGCGACTCTCGCCCGTATCCTTGATGATTTCGGAGAACGAGGGTGGGTGACACGAGATGGCAGGCAATACGAGACGACGCCCGTCGGCGACTACGTCGCACGAGAGTTCACAGGCCTCTTGAAGCGCTTCGAGCCTATTCCGGATCTCAACGAGGTAGCGCAGTGGTTCCCCACGGAGGGGTTCGATTTCGACCTTGGAGATCTGGCCGGGGCGGAGATCGTCCGCCCAGCCAAGAGCGATGCACTCGCGCCGACGACACATATCACCCGCCGACTCCGGACTGCGAACCGGGTTCGAGTACTCTCGTATTCGCACCTCTCTGACGTCATGGAAGTGTGCTGGCGAGGAACCGTCGAGGGAGCCCTCGAACTCGAAAGCGTTGTTGATCGGGGAGTGCTCGAAAGGATCGAAACCGATCCCCGAATGATCGATCACGCACAGGAGATGGTCGAGTCCGGGCAGGCCGAGTTCTTCTGGCACGAGGGAACGATCCCGGTCACCGTGTTCCTTATCGACGACGTAGTACTGGTGTGTCTATCCGGTGACGAAGGGGCCCCACACGCGGTGATAGAGACCACGGACGAGACGGTCCGCTCCTGGGCAGAATCGATCATCGATACCTATCGTCGCGAGGGAAAACCGCTCGATCCGGAACTGTTCACGGAGTGA